The following proteins are co-located in the Candidatus Zixiibacteriota bacterium genome:
- a CDS encoding response regulator transcription factor: MTLTPKRILVVEDEKDVGDLILHLLQREGFYAERITDGRSALAKLENELPDLVLLDMMLPDIDGLDVLRRLRQVERTRHLPLLVVSARAEDTERVIGLELGADDYLAKPFMPKELLARIRSVLRRATPPLPEPTTCQYGPLMLDRAAHEVRYNGELILVTAREFSLLEQFLSSRGRVLTRAYLLRTIWGYQGQIRTRTIDVHVRLLRKKIPLLQTAIETIRNVGYKLRPET, from the coding sequence ATGACGTTGACGCCCAAACGCATCCTGGTCGTTGAGGACGAGAAGGATGTCGGCGATCTGATCCTCCACCTCCTGCAGCGGGAGGGCTTCTATGCGGAGCGGATCACCGACGGCAGGAGCGCGTTGGCCAAGCTCGAGAACGAGCTTCCCGATCTGGTACTCCTCGACATGATGCTCCCGGACATCGATGGACTTGATGTGCTGCGCCGTCTGCGACAGGTCGAGCGCACCCGACACCTGCCATTGCTGGTTGTCAGCGCGAGAGCCGAGGACACCGAGCGCGTGATCGGTCTGGAGCTCGGCGCCGACGACTACCTGGCCAAGCCGTTTATGCCCAAGGAACTCCTGGCGCGCATTCGATCCGTGCTGCGCCGGGCGACCCCGCCGCTGCCGGAGCCGACCACATGTCAATACGGACCCCTGATGCTGGACCGTGCCGCACATGAAGTGCGGTACAACGGCGAGTTGATCCTGGTCACGGCGCGGGAATTCTCGTTGCTGGAGCAGTTCCTGAGTTCTCGCGGGCGGGTCCTGACGCGTGCCTACCTGCTGAGGACGATCTGGGGATACCAGGGGCAGATCAGGACTCGTACCATCGACGTACACGTGCGCCTGCTGCGCAAGAAGATCCCCCTGCTGCAGACGGCCATCGAGACGATTCGCAACGTGGGCTACAAACTGAGGCCGGAGACCTGA
- a CDS encoding FlgD immunoglobulin-like domain containing protein, protein MRFHWVAVSAMVLTVAMLTATDAGTQELCFMAAVNYAAGAVPYSVFAADLDGDGDFDLAVANVGSNNVSILRNNGDGTFQGAVNYAAGESPRSVLATDMDGDNDNDLAVGDANGQNVMVLINCVVPRPALASDVDILPGQCPNDVPISEAREIDVPHGAGVVPGGRLLPVAMLGSPVFDVHQVNLTSIDILELHPLTHEYEDVAGSGVPTESGDCECGTAGPDGYTDLVLMFDLDSVLALLSPCHPGDVRLLELTARTLNGRDLAGRDCINLKEIVAVGGGGGSPVVARPSRPTRMERLSPNPFNASTGITYALGDAENVHLDIYDILGRRVRTLVSEAQTAGEHEVTWDGTDDRGQAVSSGVYFCRLQTESHVDVRQMVLLK, encoded by the coding sequence ATGCGATTTCACTGGGTTGCGGTCAGTGCGATGGTACTCACGGTGGCAATGCTGACGGCCACAGATGCCGGCACACAGGAGTTGTGTTTCATGGCGGCGGTCAACTACGCGGCAGGGGCTGTCCCCTATTCCGTCTTTGCGGCCGATCTGGACGGCGATGGGGACTTCGATCTGGCCGTCGCCAATGTCGGCAGCAACAACGTCTCGATCCTGCGCAACAATGGAGATGGGACCTTTCAGGGGGCCGTGAACTACGCTGCCGGGGAGAGTCCTCGTTCGGTCTTGGCCACTGATATGGACGGTGACAACGACAACGACTTGGCCGTTGGCGATGCAAACGGTCAAAATGTCATGGTCCTGATCAACTGCGTAGTACCCCGACCTGCACTGGCGTCGGATGTCGACATCCTCCCCGGCCAGTGTCCCAACGATGTCCCGATCAGCGAGGCACGGGAGATTGACGTTCCCCACGGGGCCGGGGTAGTGCCAGGCGGGCGTCTGCTCCCCGTCGCCATGCTCGGCTCACCTGTGTTCGATGTGCATCAGGTCAACCTGACCTCGATTGACATCCTGGAGCTCCATCCTCTCACGCACGAATATGAGGATGTCGCCGGTTCAGGTGTTCCGACCGAATCGGGCGATTGTGAGTGCGGCACGGCCGGTCCCGATGGATACACCGACCTTGTGCTCATGTTCGATCTGGACTCGGTGTTGGCCCTTCTGTCTCCCTGCCATCCCGGCGATGTGCGCTTGCTGGAATTGACGGCAAGGACACTGAACGGCCGCGATCTGGCCGGTCGGGACTGTATCAACCTGAAGGAGATCGTCGCAGTCGGCGGCGGCGGTGGATCCCCGGTTGTGGCCCGACCATCCCGCCCGACGCGCATGGAGCGCTTGAGTCCCAATCCCTTCAATGCCTCCACGGGGATCACCTACGCGCTGGGTGACGCGGAGAATGTTCACCTGGACATCTATGACATCTTGGGTCGTCGTGTGCGGACGTTGGTCTCCGAGGCGCAGACCGCTGGCGAGCACGAAGTCACGTGGGATGGCACTGACGACCGGGGCCAGGCCGTCTCGTCCGGTGTCTACTTCTGCCGCCTGCAAACGGAATCGCATGTCGATGTCCGCCAGATGGTGCTGTTGAAGTGA
- a CDS encoding FlgD immunoglobulin-like domain containing protein codes for MMMRNRVSQSNSPVRAEHSRRYRFFCTALLLLTDITVLGGESHAYNKVWVESKSVGLGETGVTVEVWVVNDQPLTGFVLPLEMRDTDANGSYIAGSCKFNVPPGNRLGVSPLIGLADKRVFGQPKTDPVPCYDGNDVVWCSGPVSNTYRNSPSAVDFISPDGFMWTGVATSGPPDLYYLPAGSDSVAGTFNDWPSQGESQPYPMGASFNFVFDVNSTPGSFEIDTMCVCPANHLSGTDLFTDLVLFQFTGGVIHVGGLPPAFAFIPSQTVKVGQTLTFDVSATDPDGTIPSLSLPNPPANATLTDHHDGSGTFSFSPVAGQEGPLDVKFRASDGVWQSDTVVVVMVDAASAVRSLQTGEGVPSSYEFGPSYPNPFNASTVIRFGLPADRHVRLDVFDILGRRVRTLIDEDRPAGSYAVEWDGTDDRGSGLSTGVYLYRIQTSDFVRARSMVLLK; via the coding sequence ATGATGATGAGGAATCGCGTTTCACAGTCCAACTCCCCCGTGAGAGCTGAACACTCGCGTCGCTATCGGTTCTTCTGCACGGCTCTTCTGTTGTTGACAGACATCACTGTCTTGGGCGGCGAGTCACACGCATACAACAAGGTGTGGGTGGAATCGAAGTCCGTGGGCCTCGGGGAAACCGGAGTGACGGTGGAAGTGTGGGTGGTGAATGACCAGCCCCTGACCGGCTTTGTGCTACCCCTGGAGATGCGCGACACCGACGCGAATGGGTCCTACATCGCCGGGTCCTGCAAGTTCAATGTGCCTCCGGGGAATCGCCTCGGGGTCAGCCCCCTGATTGGACTGGCCGACAAACGCGTGTTCGGTCAACCCAAGACGGACCCTGTGCCCTGCTACGACGGAAACGACGTCGTCTGGTGCAGCGGCCCAGTCTCGAACACGTATCGGAATTCCCCCTCGGCGGTCGACTTCATCAGCCCGGACGGCTTCATGTGGACCGGCGTGGCCACCAGTGGACCTCCGGATCTGTATTATCTCCCGGCGGGAAGCGACAGCGTCGCCGGAACATTCAATGACTGGCCATCTCAGGGTGAGTCGCAGCCCTATCCGATGGGGGCCTCGTTCAACTTCGTCTTCGATGTGAACTCCACACCGGGATCCTTCGAGATCGACACGATGTGTGTCTGCCCGGCGAATCACCTCTCCGGCACCGACTTGTTCACCGACTTGGTATTGTTCCAGTTCACGGGGGGCGTGATCCATGTCGGCGGCCTCCCGCCCGCGTTTGCGTTCATACCGTCGCAGACCGTGAAGGTCGGGCAGACGCTGACGTTCGACGTCTCCGCGACAGACCCTGATGGCACGATCCCGTCGTTGTCATTGCCGAATCCGCCTGCCAACGCGACGCTGACGGATCATCACGATGGCTCCGGGACATTCAGCTTCTCACCCGTCGCGGGACAAGAAGGTCCCCTCGATGTGAAGTTCCGCGCTTCGGACGGCGTTTGGCAGTCCGACACGGTCGTGGTCGTGATGGTCGATGCCGCCAGCGCCGTGCGGTCGCTACAGACGGGCGAGGGCGTACCATCCTCCTACGAATTCGGGCCATCCTACCCCAATCCCTTCAACGCATCGACGGTGATACGTTTCGGTCTCCCCGCCGATCGTCATGTCAGGCTCGACGTGTTCGACATCCTGGGACGCAGAGTGCGGACCCTCATCGATGAGGATCGACCCGCCGGATCGTATGCGGTGGAGTGGGACGGCACCGACGACCGCGGATCGGGCCTCTCGACCGGTGTCTACCTCTATCGCATCCAGACATCCGACTTCGTCCGCGCCCGGAGCATGGTGTTGCTGAAGTAA
- a CDS encoding OPT/YSL family transporter, protein MSQRPEITWQSVVGAIIVSAVVSMAYPYIVLKLGMGPNMSVIAAFLGAIFMAITARGTLGRNAIQNNIIQSAATSAVSTAFMCVVAAAFGYLAMNESVDVHLTITPFQMFSWLCCSGAIGVFMSAMFRKYFVDDPEMIFADGVAAAETINVLDQGKAAGQRYTTLGISAAIGAVLAFLRDGLEWIGTLGFAMRYRIGIEWGMLNIGTGMLIGLNVGVSMLLGTVVVWIFSPLVMEKAGMFIVQNSVAPQYWPQVQELVNVPQLSAAQTEFLHQHGGLMANYHSGSHFAIIMLWFMWPATAVMITAAMTAVALKWRSITAMFKELRAARAPGHERVDVSLRTIIIMTTLLTILLAFVQQVHFRLPWWETVASVIAGFPLILVGVRVLGETNNGPVSLMANTLQAIFRAFSPSISHNLVAAGMAGNINSQGEGLMQVFKTGKLVGSTPRVLTWVQFCAVPIGAASVAIMYPLLIARYGLGGDGLAAPTGLKLANMAVLMSKGISAFPPGALLWTVIAAAAGIVLAVGKGKLNWHWLPSAAGFGFALILPGTLNVPVGLGSILGWIWMKAARESYEQHYVTVASGFIGGEALIAGLILPLLFYFGIF, encoded by the coding sequence ATGTCGCAAAGACCGGAGATCACCTGGCAGTCAGTCGTTGGCGCCATCATTGTGTCGGCGGTCGTTTCCATGGCCTATCCGTACATCGTGCTCAAGCTCGGCATGGGACCGAACATGAGCGTGATCGCCGCCTTTCTGGGCGCGATCTTCATGGCGATCACCGCCCGCGGCACACTGGGGCGGAACGCCATCCAGAACAACATCATCCAGTCGGCGGCGACCTCGGCGGTGTCGACCGCCTTCATGTGCGTGGTGGCGGCGGCGTTCGGGTATCTGGCGATGAATGAGTCGGTCGATGTCCATCTGACCATCACCCCGTTTCAGATGTTCAGTTGGCTGTGTTGTTCCGGCGCCATCGGCGTGTTCATGTCGGCGATGTTCCGCAAATACTTTGTCGATGACCCGGAGATGATCTTCGCCGACGGTGTCGCGGCGGCCGAGACGATCAACGTTCTCGATCAGGGAAAGGCCGCGGGGCAACGGTACACCACTCTTGGCATCAGCGCGGCGATCGGCGCGGTGCTGGCCTTTCTCCGTGACGGTCTCGAGTGGATCGGCACACTCGGATTCGCGATGCGTTACCGGATCGGGATCGAGTGGGGGATGCTCAACATCGGCACCGGCATGCTGATCGGGCTGAATGTCGGCGTCTCGATGCTGTTGGGCACGGTTGTTGTCTGGATCTTCTCGCCCTTGGTCATGGAAAAGGCGGGGATGTTCATCGTGCAGAACTCCGTTGCCCCGCAGTACTGGCCGCAGGTGCAGGAACTGGTGAATGTCCCGCAACTGTCGGCGGCCCAGACCGAGTTTCTGCATCAGCATGGCGGCCTCATGGCCAACTATCACAGCGGCTCGCACTTTGCGATCATCATGCTGTGGTTCATGTGGCCGGCGACGGCCGTGATGATCACGGCGGCGATGACCGCGGTGGCGCTCAAGTGGCGTTCGATCACCGCCATGTTCAAGGAGCTCCGCGCGGCGCGTGCACCGGGACATGAACGGGTCGATGTCTCGCTGCGCACGATCATCATCATGACCACGCTTCTGACGATCCTGTTGGCCTTTGTCCAGCAGGTCCATTTCCGACTCCCCTGGTGGGAGACGGTCGCCTCGGTGATCGCGGGGTTCCCGCTGATCCTGGTCGGCGTGCGTGTGCTCGGCGAGACCAACAACGGTCCGGTATCGCTCATGGCCAACACGCTGCAGGCGATCTTCCGCGCCTTTTCGCCGTCGATCAGCCACAATCTGGTCGCCGCCGGGATGGCGGGGAATATCAACTCGCAGGGGGAAGGACTGATGCAGGTGTTCAAGACCGGCAAGTTGGTCGGTTCGACGCCGCGCGTTCTCACCTGGGTACAGTTTTGCGCGGTGCCGATCGGGGCAGCATCGGTGGCGATCATGTATCCGCTTCTGATCGCGCGCTATGGGCTCGGCGGTGACGGGCTCGCCGCGCCCACCGGTCTCAAACTCGCCAATATGGCGGTGCTGATGTCCAAGGGGATTTCGGCCTTTCCGCCGGGGGCGCTCCTGTGGACGGTGATCGCGGCGGCGGCCGGGATCGTTCTCGCTGTCGGCAAGGGGAAGCTCAACTGGCATTGGTTGCCGAGCGCGGCGGGATTCGGTTTTGCCCTGATTCTACCCGGCACACTCAACGTGCCGGTCGGGCTCGGTTCGATTCTGGGATGGATCTGGATGAAGGCGGCGCGGGAGTCATACGAACAGCACTATGTAACGGTGGCTTCCGGGTTCATCGGCGGCGAGGCGCTGATCGCCGGACTGATTCTGCCGCTGCTGTTCTATTTTGGTATCTTCTGA